One Streptomyces sp. NBC_01237 genomic region harbors:
- a CDS encoding metal-sensitive transcriptional regulator has protein sequence MKSDTDTDGAAKQAVLNRLRRAQGQLTAVISMVESDRDCKDVVTQLAAVSRALDRAGFKIIASRMRECLTAPEDGGTPEMNADELEKLFLSLA, from the coding sequence ATGAAGTCGGACACGGACACGGACGGGGCGGCGAAGCAGGCAGTACTCAATCGGCTGCGCCGCGCCCAGGGACAGCTCACCGCCGTGATCTCCATGGTCGAGAGCGACCGGGACTGCAAGGACGTCGTCACTCAGCTCGCCGCTGTCTCACGCGCCCTGGACCGGGCCGGATTCAAGATCATCGCCAGCCGGATGCGCGAGTGCCTCACCGCCCCCGAGGACGGCGGAACGCCGGAGATGAACGCCGACGAGCTGGAAAAGCTCTTCCTCAGCCTCGCCTGA
- a CDS encoding IS110 family transposase codes for MFEIEDVGVFLGLDVGKSAHHGHGLTPAGKKVFDKPLPNSEPKLRAVFDKLTAKFGTVLVIVDQPASIGALPLTVARDAGCRVAYLPGLSMRRIADLYPGEAKTDAKDAAVIADAARTMPHTLRSLELTDEITAELTVLTGFDQDLAAEATRTSNRIRGLLTQFHPSLERVLGPRLDHQAVTWLLERYGSPAALRKAGRRRLVELIRPKAPRMAARLIDEVFDALDEQTVVVPGTSTLDIVVPSLAASLTAVHTQRRAMEAQINALLEAHPLSQVLTSMPGVGVRTAAVLLVTVGDGTSFPTAAHLASYAGLAPTTKSSGTSIHGEHAPRGGNRQLKRAMFLSAFACMNADPTSRAYYDKQRARGKTHTQALLRLARQRISVLFAMLRDGTFYESRVPETATA; via the coding sequence ATGTTCGAGATCGAAGACGTGGGCGTGTTCCTCGGTTTGGACGTCGGCAAGTCCGCTCACCACGGCCATGGGCTGACGCCGGCGGGCAAGAAGGTCTTCGACAAGCCGCTACCCAACAGCGAACCGAAACTGCGGGCCGTCTTCGACAAGCTGACCGCGAAGTTCGGCACCGTCCTGGTCATCGTGGACCAGCCCGCCTCCATCGGTGCCCTGCCGCTGACCGTCGCACGCGACGCCGGCTGCCGCGTCGCCTACCTGCCCGGCCTGTCCATGCGCCGGATCGCCGACCTCTACCCCGGAGAGGCCAAGACCGACGCCAAGGACGCGGCCGTCATCGCCGATGCCGCGCGGACCATGCCGCACACCCTGCGCTCGCTGGAACTGACCGACGAGATCACCGCCGAGCTGACCGTGCTGACCGGCTTCGACCAGGACCTGGCCGCCGAGGCCACCCGCACCTCCAACCGGATACGCGGCCTGCTCACCCAGTTCCACCCCTCCCTGGAACGCGTCCTGGGACCGCGCCTGGACCACCAGGCCGTCACCTGGCTCCTGGAGCGTTACGGCTCCCCGGCCGCCCTGCGCAAGGCCGGCCGCCGCAGACTCGTGGAACTGATCCGCCCGAAGGCCCCACGCATGGCCGCCCGGCTGATCGACGAGGTCTTCGACGCGCTCGATGAGCAGACCGTCGTCGTCCCTGGCACCAGCACCCTGGACATCGTCGTGCCCTCCCTGGCCGCTTCCCTGACCGCCGTGCACACCCAGCGCCGGGCGATGGAGGCCCAGATCAACGCCCTGCTGGAGGCCCACCCTCTTTCCCAGGTCCTGACCTCGATGCCCGGCGTCGGCGTCAGGACCGCCGCTGTCCTGCTGGTCACCGTCGGCGACGGCACCAGCTTCCCCACCGCCGCCCACCTCGCCTCCTACGCCGGCCTCGCGCCGACGACGAAGTCGTCGGGCACCTCGATCCACGGCGAACACGCACCCCGAGGCGGCAACCGGCAGCTCAAACGGGCGATGTTCCTGTCCGCCTTCGCCTGCATGAACGCCGATCCGACCTCCCGCGCCTACTACGACAAGCAACGCGCCCGCGGCAAGACCCATACCCAAGCCCTCCTCCGCCTCGCCCGCCAACGCATCAGCGTCCTGTTCGCCATGCTCCGCGACGGCACCTTCTACGAGTCACGCGTCCCCGAAACAGCTACCGCATGA
- a CDS encoding lysine transporter LysE, which yields MGVRRAAKGVGDFLVEALGEAVAEVILSLLACALLGCLALIAYLSWSLSPRFTIAGAGLLSLLLAHGAWQTFRTPAKGRRRGLAALTAVGFTVTAMTALFLLLYSTGCDCL from the coding sequence ATGGGGGTCCGCAGGGCAGCGAAAGGCGTCGGCGACTTCCTGGTCGAGGCGCTGGGAGAAGCCGTCGCCGAGGTGATCCTCAGCCTGCTCGCCTGTGCCCTGCTCGGCTGCCTGGCTCTGATCGCCTACCTGAGCTGGTCCCTCAGCCCGCGCTTCACCATCGCGGGGGCTGGGCTGCTCAGCCTCCTCCTCGCCCACGGCGCCTGGCAGACCTTCCGCACCCCCGCGAAGGGGCGCCGTCGGGGCCTCGCCGCCCTGACCGCTGTCGGTTTCACCGTGACCGCCATGACGGCCCTCTTCCTGCTGCTCTACTCCACAGGATGCGACTGCCTGTGA
- a CDS encoding alpha/beta hydrolase family protein, whose translation MTAGLVGVVLWQNSYDMDEQRVSIRHGGHTLHGVLAVPRDGRQRHGLVVYVHGDGPVDATHDDGYKPMWETNARAGYASLSWDKPGVAGAPGNWLDQSMDDRADEAAAAIAWARARPDIDGDRIGLWGASQAGWVLP comes from the coding sequence GTGACCGCCGGCCTCGTCGGTGTGGTGCTGTGGCAGAACTCCTACGACATGGACGAGCAGCGGGTCTCGATCCGCCATGGCGGCCACACTCTCCACGGCGTACTGGCCGTCCCCAGGGACGGCCGTCAGCGCCACGGCCTGGTCGTGTACGTCCACGGCGACGGCCCCGTCGACGCCACCCACGACGACGGCTACAAGCCCATGTGGGAGACGAACGCCAGGGCCGGGTACGCCTCCCTGTCCTGGGACAAGCCCGGCGTCGCGGGCGCACCCGGCAACTGGCTCGACCAGTCCATGGACGACCGGGCCGATGAGGCGGCCGCGGCCATCGCCTGGGCCCGCGCCCGCCCGGACATCGACGGCGACCGGATCGGGCTCTGGGGCGCCAGCCAGGCGGGCTGGGTCCTGCCGTAG
- a CDS encoding matrixin family metalloprotease → MSSVDGGEELLWEDDSKYNDALGWATGKWYQRSGALSLIRIAPDHVTAVNDVEWRDWSKNSSALGTWEQKNGIDHIYFNKKRLDKSPFNTRDARRAVAVHELGHALGLCHKTENVLSVMWSNQPRRTPLQAPTDVDKANYERLWG, encoded by the coding sequence GTGTCCAGCGTGGACGGCGGCGAGGAACTGCTGTGGGAAGACGACTCCAAGTACAACGACGCCCTGGGGTGGGCGACGGGCAAGTGGTATCAGCGATCCGGCGCACTCAGCTTGATCAGGATCGCCCCCGACCACGTGACCGCGGTCAACGATGTCGAATGGCGCGACTGGTCCAAGAACAGCTCCGCGCTGGGCACCTGGGAACAGAAGAACGGCATCGACCACATCTACTTCAACAAGAAGAGGCTGGACAAATCACCGTTCAACACCCGGGACGCCCGTCGCGCAGTAGCGGTGCACGAATTGGGGCACGCACTCGGGCTGTGCCACAAAACAGAGAACGTGCTGTCCGTCATGTGGTCCAACCAGCCGCGCCGGACCCCGCTCCAGGCCCCCACCGACGTGGACAAGGCCAACTACGAACGCCTCTGGGGCTGA
- a CDS encoding TetR/AcrR family transcriptional regulator, whose amino-acid sequence MTEAPAASRRRKLTPERERELLLVTAQLVGEVGYEQVTMAAVAQRAKCSTATLYRQWESKPRLVISAWKALTAESGKDLSSIDSGSLRGDLIEVARFLVADDPVKDTFTSVPAAIVRDEGLMEIVREILIHPILRDLAQLFERAVARGEIRAGNPVIELADQILLGPWLAQTILHGTPATQELMESVVELVLLPALTAQPATA is encoded by the coding sequence ATGACCGAGGCACCTGCGGCGTCGCGCCGCCGCAAGCTCACCCCGGAGCGGGAGCGTGAGTTGCTGCTGGTGACGGCCCAGCTCGTCGGCGAGGTCGGTTATGAGCAGGTGACCATGGCTGCGGTAGCGCAGCGGGCGAAGTGCAGCACGGCGACGCTCTACCGGCAGTGGGAGAGCAAGCCACGGCTGGTGATCTCGGCGTGGAAGGCGCTCACCGCAGAGTCCGGGAAGGACTTGTCGAGCATCGATTCCGGCAGTCTGCGCGGCGACCTGATCGAGGTCGCGCGGTTCCTGGTGGCCGATGATCCGGTCAAGGACACCTTCACCTCGGTTCCGGCCGCCATCGTCCGGGACGAGGGTCTCATGGAGATCGTGCGCGAGATCCTGATCCACCCGATCCTGCGCGATCTGGCCCAGCTGTTCGAGCGTGCGGTGGCCAGAGGAGAGATCAGGGCAGGAAATCCGGTCATCGAGCTGGCGGACCAGATCCTGCTCGGCCCGTGGCTCGCGCAGACCATTCTCCACGGGACCCCTGCGACCCAGGAACTGATGGAATCCGTCGTCGAGCTGGTGCTCCTGCCGGCGCTCACCGCACAGCCCGCCACCGCCTGA
- a CDS encoding MMPL family transporter: protein MATFLHKIGRAAFKRRWLVVLLWALLLGAVGIGASASSGPASSSISLPGTEAQRAFDLLGEKFPAANADGATARVVLRAPDGEKISAPENKSALKAALADIKDSSSRIGQISDPFSSRAVSADGTTAYAQVTYTTKDSDLTDGDHTGLEKALESGRDQGLAVEASGNALAAPEGSHTAEAIGFALAAVILLITFGSLIAAGLPLLTALAGVGVSMTAITALSGPLNLNSNASALATMLGIAVGIDYALFIVSRYRSERADGYDAREAAARANGTAGSAVVFAGLTVVIALAGLAVVNLPILTAMGLAAAGAVVIAVLVATTLVPALLGFAGERVRGKNRKKPPAPVADPAKPGLGQRWISYVLRKPAQMLLLAVVALGVVALPATQLELGLPDDGSKAASSTQRKAYDMLSESFGPGFNGPLTVTVDDQDPAVARGGAEDMGKSLSRLPDVAAVTPATFNERGDTAIITVIPKSAPGSDATKNLVTDIRTLAGDLQSDTGSRSLVTGTTALNIDISDKFSAAIVPYLALVVGLAVLVLILVFRSILVPVKAALGFLLSVLASLGALVAAFQWGWLKDLIGLEQTGPIMSLMPVLMVGIVFGLAMDYQVFLVTRMREAYVHGADARTAVETGFKHSATVVTAAALIMISVFAGFVGSHDAMIKSLGFGLAIAVAFDAFVVRMTIIPAALALLGKRAWSLPTWIDRILPNVDIEGEKLAGHTPTTPTVREPGYAGSTDHNR from the coding sequence ATGGCCACCTTTCTCCACAAGATCGGCAGGGCCGCGTTCAAGCGGCGCTGGCTGGTCGTCCTCCTCTGGGCGCTTCTCCTGGGCGCTGTGGGCATCGGCGCCTCCGCCAGCTCGGGCCCCGCCAGTTCCAGCATCAGCCTGCCCGGCACGGAGGCCCAGCGCGCTTTCGATCTCCTCGGCGAAAAGTTCCCGGCGGCCAACGCCGACGGAGCCACCGCCCGAGTCGTGCTGCGCGCACCCGACGGCGAGAAGATCAGCGCCCCGGAGAACAAGTCCGCCCTGAAGGCGGCTTTGGCTGACATCAAGGACTCTTCCTCCCGTATAGGGCAGATCAGCGACCCCTTCTCCTCCCGGGCCGTCAGCGCGGACGGCACCACCGCATACGCCCAAGTCACCTACACCACCAAGGACTCCGACCTCACCGACGGTGATCACACCGGTCTGGAGAAGGCTCTCGAATCGGGCCGCGACCAGGGGCTGGCAGTGGAGGCCTCCGGCAACGCACTGGCCGCCCCCGAGGGAAGCCACACCGCTGAGGCCATCGGCTTCGCCCTGGCCGCCGTCATCCTGCTCATCACCTTCGGCTCCCTGATCGCCGCCGGCCTGCCCCTGCTCACCGCGCTCGCAGGAGTCGGTGTGAGCATGACCGCCATCACCGCGCTCAGCGGCCCGCTCAACCTCAACAGCAACGCCTCGGCTCTCGCCACGATGCTGGGCATCGCGGTCGGCATCGACTACGCCCTGTTCATTGTCTCCCGGTACCGCTCGGAGCGCGCGGACGGCTACGACGCCCGCGAGGCCGCCGCTCGTGCCAACGGCACAGCGGGTTCCGCCGTTGTTTTCGCCGGGCTGACCGTCGTCATCGCCCTCGCTGGTCTCGCGGTGGTGAACCTGCCCATCCTGACCGCGATGGGCCTCGCCGCCGCCGGCGCCGTCGTGATCGCCGTCCTCGTCGCCACCACCCTGGTTCCCGCCCTCCTCGGCTTCGCCGGCGAACGCGTCCGTGGCAAGAACCGAAAGAAGCCCCCCGCCCCCGTAGCCGACCCCGCCAAGCCGGGCCTGGGGCAGCGCTGGATCTCCTACGTCCTGCGCAAGCCGGCCCAGATGCTCCTCCTGGCCGTGGTCGCACTCGGCGTGGTCGCACTCCCGGCCACTCAGCTCGAACTCGGGCTGCCGGACGACGGCTCCAAGGCCGCCTCGTCCACCCAACGCAAGGCATACGACATGCTGTCCGAGTCCTTCGGGCCCGGCTTCAACGGCCCCCTCACCGTGACCGTCGACGACCAGGACCCGGCCGTCGCGCGCGGCGGCGCCGAAGACATGGGCAAGTCGCTCTCCCGCCTTCCGGACGTGGCCGCCGTGACCCCGGCCACCTTCAACGAGCGCGGCGACACCGCGATCATCACCGTCATCCCCAAGAGCGCACCGGGCAGCGACGCCACCAAGAATCTCGTCACCGACATCCGGACCCTGGCCGGCGACCTCCAGTCCGACACCGGTTCCCGCTCCCTCGTCACCGGGACCACGGCCCTCAACATCGACATCTCCGACAAGTTCAGCGCGGCGATCGTGCCCTACCTCGCCCTCGTCGTCGGCCTTGCCGTCCTCGTGCTGATCCTCGTCTTCCGGTCCATCCTGGTCCCTGTCAAGGCAGCCCTCGGATTCCTGCTCTCCGTACTGGCCTCCCTCGGAGCCCTCGTCGCGGCCTTCCAGTGGGGCTGGCTGAAGGACCTCATCGGCCTGGAACAGACCGGCCCGATCATGAGCCTGATGCCCGTCCTCATGGTCGGCATCGTGTTCGGCCTGGCCATGGACTACCAGGTGTTCCTGGTGACCCGCATGCGCGAGGCATACGTCCACGGCGCCGACGCCCGCACTGCCGTCGAGACAGGCTTCAAGCACAGCGCCACCGTCGTCACCGCCGCAGCTCTCATCATGATCAGCGTCTTCGCCGGATTCGTCGGCTCCCACGACGCCATGATCAAATCGCTCGGATTCGGCCTCGCCATCGCCGTTGCCTTCGACGCGTTCGTCGTCCGCATGACGATCATCCCGGCAGCGCTCGCCCTCCTCGGCAAGCGCGCCTGGTCCCTTCCCACCTGGATCGACCGCATCCTGCCCAACGTCGACATCGAAGGCGAAAAACTCGCCGGACACACCCCCACCACCCCCACCGTCCGCGAACCCGGCTACGCCGGCT